The Cyanobacterium aponinum PCC 10605 genome has a window encoding:
- a CDS encoding histidine phosphatase family protein: protein MTQRRKFLRLLAVSFIAIACGNQYPVVSQQNLSDDYLWSKLQEKGKVYVVLFRHAFAPGTGDPPNFSLNDCSTQRNLSSEGKAQAIRMGEAFKSRQINVTKILSSQWCRCLDTANLMNVGKVQSFPPLNSFFSTPSRLEEQTNQLRKFLLEETHQDGVIVLVSHQVNITAISDIFPRSGEGVVLHIDSNNNQIKVLGRIFP from the coding sequence ATGACTCAAAGACGTAAATTTCTCAGATTATTGGCTGTTTCTTTCATTGCGATCGCCTGTGGAAATCAATATCCTGTGGTTTCACAACAAAATTTATCAGATGATTACCTATGGTCAAAGTTACAAGAAAAAGGAAAAGTTTATGTTGTGTTGTTTCGACACGCCTTCGCACCAGGTACGGGAGATCCCCCAAACTTCAGTCTGAATGATTGCTCAACTCAACGAAATTTATCCTCTGAAGGAAAAGCCCAAGCTATCCGCATGGGAGAAGCATTTAAAAGCCGTCAAATCAATGTAACAAAGATTTTATCAAGTCAGTGGTGTCGTTGTTTAGACACAGCAAATCTAATGAATGTGGGAAAAGTACAATCGTTTCCTCCTTTAAATTCATTTTTTAGTACACCCAGTCGTTTAGAAGAACAAACAAATCAATTACGAAAATTTCTGTTAGAAGAAACTCATCAAGACGGGGTGATAGTTCTGGTTTCTCATCAGGTCAACATTACCGCAATCAGCGATATTTTTCCCCGTTCTGGTGAAGGAGTGGTGTTGCACATTGACTCAAACAATAATCAAATTAAAGTATTAGGACGAATATTTCCTTAA
- a CDS encoding Abi family protein, producing MLFNKSPKTIDEQIELLISRGMIITDHPKVHDVLTHVNYYRLGAYWLPFEQDHENHIFRSGTYFDDVLNLYIFDRKLRLLVLDAIERIEVSCRTQWAYFMAHNHGSHSYLDSTLARKESYWVSNLQSLENEVKRSKEVFIEHYKNKYTQPDLPPIWAVSEVMSLGLFSRWFTNLKPMATRKKIANQYNLDHEILASFLRHLTEVRNICAHHSRLWNRKFTVTLTIPKNPTYLAEKMNQNEKRRLYNTLVMLNYLLNFVSPNNSWYKQLIELIQEHQINHNLMGFTEKHS from the coding sequence ATGCTGTTTAATAAATCCCCTAAAACTATTGATGAACAAATAGAACTTCTAATTTCCAGAGGAATGATTATCACAGATCATCCTAAAGTTCATGATGTTTTAACTCATGTCAATTATTATCGTTTAGGTGCTTATTGGCTACCTTTTGAACAAGACCATGAAAATCATATTTTTAGATCGGGAACTTATTTTGATGATGTTCTTAATCTGTATATATTTGACCGTAAATTACGATTACTTGTTTTAGATGCCATTGAAAGAATAGAAGTATCTTGTCGAACTCAGTGGGCTTATTTCATGGCACATAATCACGGTTCTCATAGTTATTTAGATTCTACGTTAGCTCGTAAAGAAAGTTATTGGGTAAGTAATCTTCAATCATTGGAAAATGAGGTTAAACGCTCTAAAGAGGTATTTATTGAGCATTATAAAAATAAATATACTCAACCAGATTTACCACCAATTTGGGCAGTCTCAGAGGTAATGTCATTAGGGTTATTCTCCCGTTGGTTTACTAATTTAAAACCAATGGCAACTAGAAAAAAGATAGCTAATCAATATAATTTAGACCATGAAATTTTAGCTAGTTTTTTAAGACATTTAACAGAAGTGAGAAATATTTGTGCGCATCATAGCAGACTATGGAATAGAAAGTTTACTGTCACTTTAACTATTCCTAAAAACCCAACATATTTAGCTGAAAAAATGAATCAAAATGAGAAACGTCGTTTATATAATACTTTAGTAATGTTAAATTATTTGTTGAATTTTGTTAGTCCTAATAATTCTTGGTACAAACAATTAATTGAGCTTATTCAAGAACATCAGATTAATCATAATTTAATGGGATTTACTGAAAAACATAGCTAA
- a CDS encoding WYL domain-containing protein: protein MLCHFLIGVPASGKSTFAQLLAKTGNYQIISTDTIRQQLYGDEVIQGNWLKIEDEVINQMKEAIALKQGIIYDATNAQRAWRMDLLSKIQKQIGKIDWLGWYLNLDLKIAQTWNSQRERTVPDNIIERMSDSLQQFPPHVAEGFINIVEIKQPQQCNLSFIEEKLNGLERCIINRNNRTKIENIILHRYSKLLDFDRLMHLISLLIAYPELGNLQYAYPDILEQIFGNPVTFDDSLSEISAVMAKLKGNIYADKLAIEKDLQFLINYGLIKHNITEPKYESSLTEINDNLDDIITHYASDKYTFERILNTIKTIADYPFLPNVKADFLNQLCPNEQSVKDSSKSNLSGHLTNLTYKLMKLEKCPDKHLKARRDLLRKDIQFILKPYQILPKTMRNGYFLGTGILSERELIETFRLLQTQAKNIDDPLALNLYNRFKDKMKWANFYDHYTYPVRVIANRSMIDIKSLDSKTLSNQTQRIQEIIEQGKLVTLNKFANRGSYEGEEKGAFCAWLLQIVFYNFAWYLGFEQEGGENHKLFRFERLDRLYIQKETDKTRTITEQKKALNKLTKLLSASYGLYLGNDVEQQKLFLSSDKQKAQETVELWFTEKIFGFIAEGTKRFPTQQMKMTKPPRSLSNSNSSLFSLSKSKNPQYPYRFQVTLPIWSLDEFDFIRWILGFGGEVKVHKPKKLQEKIITLSSNTIDVYQQQKIESVL from the coding sequence ATGTTATGTCACTTTTTAATCGGTGTTCCTGCTTCTGGTAAATCAACATTTGCTCAACTTTTAGCCAAAACTGGTAATTATCAAATTATCTCTACTGATACTATTCGTCAACAACTATATGGAGACGAAGTTATACAGGGTAATTGGTTAAAAATTGAAGATGAAGTTATTAATCAAATGAAAGAAGCGATTGCACTCAAGCAAGGGATTATTTACGATGCAACCAATGCTCAAAGGGCATGGAGAATGGACTTATTATCGAAAATACAGAAGCAAATCGGTAAAATTGATTGGTTGGGATGGTATCTTAATTTAGATCTCAAAATTGCTCAAACATGGAATAGTCAGCGAGAACGTACCGTGCCTGATAATATAATAGAGAGGATGAGTGATTCATTACAACAATTTCCACCTCATGTAGCCGAAGGTTTTATTAATATTGTAGAAATTAAACAACCCCAACAGTGCAATTTATCGTTTATTGAAGAAAAATTAAATGGTTTAGAACGTTGTATAATTAACAGAAATAATCGTACAAAAATAGAGAATATTATCCTCCATCGTTATTCTAAATTATTAGATTTTGACAGGTTAATGCACCTAATATCTTTGTTAATTGCTTATCCTGAGTTGGGTAATTTACAATATGCCTATCCCGATATTTTAGAGCAAATATTTGGTAATCCTGTTACCTTTGATGATTCTCTTAGTGAAATTAGTGCTGTTATGGCAAAATTAAAAGGTAATATTTATGCTGACAAATTAGCTATTGAAAAAGATTTACAATTTCTTATTAATTATGGATTAATCAAACATAATATTACAGAACCTAAATATGAATCATCATTGACAGAAATTAACGATAATTTAGATGATATTATTACTCATTATGCGTCCGATAAATACACTTTTGAGAGAATTTTAAACACGATTAAGACTATTGCTGACTATCCTTTTCTACCTAATGTTAAAGCTGACTTTCTCAATCAATTATGTCCTAATGAGCAAAGTGTCAAAGATAGTAGCAAATCTAATCTTTCTGGACATTTGACTAATTTAACCTATAAGTTGATGAAGCTGGAAAAATGTCCTGATAAACACTTAAAAGCAAGACGAGATTTACTTAGAAAAGATATTCAATTTATTCTCAAACCTTATCAAATTTTACCTAAGACTATGCGTAATGGTTACTTCCTCGGCACTGGAATCCTTTCTGAAAGAGAACTAATTGAGACATTTCGTCTACTGCAAACTCAAGCTAAAAATATTGATGATCCCCTCGCTTTAAATCTATATAATCGATTTAAAGATAAGATGAAATGGGCTAATTTTTATGATCATTATACTTATCCTGTAAGGGTGATCGCTAATCGTTCAATGATTGATATAAAATCCTTAGACTCGAAAACATTAAGTAATCAAACCCAGAGAATACAGGAAATTATTGAACAGGGGAAATTAGTAACGCTGAATAAATTTGCTAATCGTGGAAGCTATGAAGGGGAAGAAAAAGGAGCTTTTTGTGCGTGGTTATTACAGATAGTTTTTTATAATTTTGCATGGTATTTAGGATTTGAACAAGAGGGAGGAGAAAATCATAAATTATTTCGTTTTGAGCGGTTGGATAGACTTTATATTCAAAAGGAAACAGACAAAACCAGAACTATAACAGAACAGAAAAAGGCATTAAATAAATTAACTAAATTACTATCTGCCAGTTACGGTCTTTATTTAGGAAATGATGTTGAACAACAAAAATTATTTTTGAGTAGTGATAAACAAAAAGCACAGGAAACTGTTGAACTTTGGTTTACTGAAAAAATATTTGGTTTTATTGCAGAGGGTACAAAAAGATTCCCTACCCAACAAATGAAAATGACTAAACCCCCTCGTTCATTATCAAATAGTAATTCATCTTTATTTTCCTTAAGTAAAAGTAAAAATCCACAATACCCCTATCGTTTTCAGGTCACATTACCTATATGGTCACTAGATGAATTTGATTTTATTCGGTGGATATTAGGATTCGGTGGAGAAGTTAAAGTACATAAACCCAAAAAACTACAGGAAAAAATTATCACACTATCAAGTAATACTATAGATGTCTATCAACAACAAAAAATTGAGAGTGTACTGTAA
- the cas10 gene encoding type III-B CRISPR-associated protein Cas10/Cmr2, with protein sequence MARPYWQSKIWGLLHDPILKALSSSRDLSREGRWDLLKCMEGWHSPKDSSSQENFHREWLKRINLCDLIASASDRTTIGRLPPEHSSITYREEGLNVHHLLSGKPQQIIVDNWHSQLNNGKRKEFLENIEVEALQPILNWEDAEKVHWWLWRCYPEVIAQQNQNTNLLPAETRLPDASLWSHTSITSAIAGGLAGYYTDDSQYPRKGEHFKQRSRPYLTTFSFTPVQELIKASRKMRDFWAGSWLLHYLSAKVAWAIASKYGADTLLYPCLYQQPLIDHWLLQKYPDLKEWIKQPSTESLLTAGFPNVLVMILPNNGKDEETIKDNPVRSAMEYANNTLKQEWQNIGKEVLEFIQNRHEGKKWENINLHTYDNWLKAQWQHYWVSLPLGSPNIEELSMSPRPKKGEQEKSPEDREYDKWINQQNDYANPQPYLFSDSERDFLAAIFNLNQDETESDSNKTFRYKQPNLNVGSWWASTFDQLRYSLNAVKNARNWRIPTAFGPRSTISGLGSVVHPIIDESKPEWITEGETAQFWANNLGLFDGIEELNATEVLKRGLHQILLSQLGIASQSEQTKVSVLYPDLSSGVAGYLRNLAKQGDIEAINYYHQACKNISTKFPWVNKGKDAPANLPWGIPWIAKHHPDWQNPRLLNAGWLMDDFNSTSEDIETVKQQKQEELSKLRTEIAKFYPTGENPTDWYILAAGDGDGMGEWLKGTKLKPYADYIPEALKTKIEQMPEKYRSSLKKFLEVPKRMGPATHSALSRALLDFSNQLVPYLTESRYAGRLIYGGGDDVLAYTNLWEWDNWLWDLRQCFKGADDPQKEFISKGDYWQCGNNQSESLSSRPLFTMGSSASISFGITISHHSVPLAIALENLWEAEEKAKEHEYQENGAKIAKDAVQVRVIYGNGNILTATAKFDVFPTWQTLINSELDLTSSLFEVAGEYIKQFPIPEYNAIMPWVKAFSERRTNLKEEKLRKFKKQLTEFIQRMWVTNQPEFLNQEISNWLRLGAFIIRSRKIKTGDLSTK encoded by the coding sequence ATGGCACGACCATATTGGCAATCCAAAATTTGGGGACTACTTCATGATCCTATTTTAAAAGCATTATCTTCAAGTAGGGATTTAAGCAGAGAAGGTAGATGGGATTTATTAAAATGTATGGAAGGTTGGCACTCTCCTAAAGATTCATCCTCCCAAGAAAACTTCCATCGAGAATGGTTAAAAAGAATTAATTTATGTGATTTAATTGCCTCAGCAAGTGATCGCACTACCATCGGTAGATTACCTCCTGAACATAGTAGTATAACTTACAGGGAAGAGGGTTTAAATGTTCATCACTTATTATCAGGAAAACCGCAACAAATTATTGTTGATAATTGGCATTCTCAGTTAAATAATGGCAAAAGAAAAGAGTTTTTAGAAAATATTGAAGTTGAAGCCTTACAACCGATTTTAAATTGGGAAGATGCGGAAAAGGTCCATTGGTGGCTATGGCGTTGTTACCCTGAAGTTATCGCTCAACAAAATCAAAATACTAATCTGTTACCTGCCGAAACTCGTTTACCTGATGCTTCTTTGTGGAGTCATACTAGCATTACTTCGGCGATCGCAGGAGGATTAGCAGGTTATTATACTGATGATAGCCAATATCCTCGGAAAGGAGAACATTTTAAACAACGTTCTCGTCCTTATTTAACTACTTTTAGTTTTACTCCTGTACAAGAATTAATTAAAGCTAGTCGTAAGATGCGAGACTTTTGGGCAGGTTCATGGTTATTACATTATCTATCAGCTAAAGTTGCATGGGCAATCGCATCTAAATATGGAGCAGACACATTATTATATCCTTGTCTTTATCAACAACCCTTAATAGATCATTGGCTATTACAAAAATATCCAGATTTGAAGGAGTGGATTAAACAACCGTCCACAGAATCTTTGTTAACCGCAGGTTTTCCTAACGTTTTGGTGATGATTTTACCCAACAATGGAAAAGATGAAGAAACTATAAAAGATAATCCAGTGCGATCAGCGATGGAATATGCAAACAACACATTAAAACAAGAATGGCAGAATATAGGAAAAGAAGTTCTGGAGTTTATTCAAAATAGACACGAAGGTAAAAAATGGGAAAATATTAATCTGCACACTTATGATAATTGGCTTAAAGCTCAATGGCAACATTATTGGGTATCTTTACCATTAGGAAGCCCGAATATAGAAGAATTGAGTATGTCACCTCGCCCGAAAAAAGGCGAGCAAGAAAAATCACCAGAAGATAGAGAATATGATAAGTGGATAAACCAACAAAATGACTATGCTAATCCTCAACCATATTTATTTTCAGATTCCGAACGAGATTTTTTAGCGGCAATTTTTAACCTCAATCAAGACGAAACTGAATCCGATAGTAATAAAACATTTCGTTATAAACAACCTAACTTAAATGTAGGTTCATGGTGGGCTAGTACATTTGACCAATTACGTTATAGTTTAAATGCGGTGAAAAATGCCCGTAATTGGCGAATACCTACAGCTTTTGGACCTAGATCAACCATATCAGGTTTAGGTTCAGTGGTGCATCCCATCATAGACGAATCTAAACCTGAATGGATAACAGAGGGGGAAACCGCTCAATTTTGGGCAAATAATCTTGGCTTATTCGATGGCATTGAAGAATTAAATGCAACGGAGGTTTTGAAACGGGGATTACATCAGATTTTATTGTCACAATTAGGTATAGCTAGTCAATCAGAGCAAACCAAAGTATCTGTGCTTTATCCTGACTTAAGCTCAGGTGTAGCAGGTTATTTACGCAATTTAGCCAAACAAGGCGATATAGAGGCGATTAATTATTATCATCAGGCTTGTAAGAATATAAGCACTAAATTTCCGTGGGTAAATAAAGGTAAAGATGCCCCCGCCAATCTCCCTTGGGGTATTCCTTGGATAGCGAAACATCACCCTGATTGGCAAAATCCTCGTTTGTTAAATGCAGGTTGGTTAATGGATGATTTTAACTCTACCTCAGAAGATATAGAAACAGTAAAACAACAAAAACAAGAAGAATTAAGCAAATTAAGAACAGAAATAGCCAAATTTTATCCTACGGGGGAAAATCCTACTGATTGGTATATTTTAGCCGCAGGAGATGGAGACGGCATGGGAGAATGGCTAAAAGGAACAAAATTAAAGCCCTATGCTGATTATATTCCCGAAGCATTGAAAACTAAAATAGAACAAATGCCCGAAAAATATCGTTCTTCTCTCAAAAAATTCCTAGAAGTGCCAAAAAGAATGGGTCCAGCTACTCATAGTGCTTTAAGCCGTGCCTTACTCGATTTTTCTAATCAACTTGTTCCTTATTTAACGGAATCAAGATACGCAGGAAGATTAATTTATGGTGGTGGTGACGATGTTTTAGCCTATACCAATTTATGGGAATGGGATAACTGGTTATGGGATTTACGTCAATGTTTCAAGGGTGCAGATGATCCGCAAAAGGAGTTTATCAGTAAGGGTGATTACTGGCAATGTGGTAATAATCAATCCGAATCTCTATCTTCTCGCCCCTTGTTTACCATGGGTAGTTCTGCTAGTATTAGTTTTGGTATTACGATCTCTCATCATTCTGTACCCCTTGCGATCGCCCTTGAGAATTTATGGGAAGCGGAAGAAAAAGCAAAAGAACACGAATATCAAGAAAATGGAGCAAAAATAGCCAAAGATGCAGTTCAAGTAAGAGTTATCTATGGTAACGGTAATATTTTAACGGCTACAGCTAAATTTGATGTATTTCCAACATGGCAAACACTCATTAATTCCGAATTAGATTTAACTAGCAGTCTTTTTGAGGTAGCTGGAGAATATATAAAACAATTTCCGATACCTGAATACAATGCAATTATGCCTTGGGTGAAGGCTTTTAGTGAAAGAAGAACAAATTTAAAGGAGGAAAAATTAAGAAAATTTAAAAAACAATTAACGGAATTTATACAAAGAATGTGGGTAACAAATCAACCTGAATTTTTAAATCAAGAAATTAGTAATTGGTTGAGATTAGGGGCTTTTATTATTAGGAGCAGAAAAATAAAAACTGGTGATTTAAGTACAAAATAA
- a CDS encoding type III-B CRISPR module-associated Cmr3 family protein: protein MFWYKLTPIDVLLLRDGKPFSPGERAWAASVFPPNGHTLAGAIRGLLGKKTNFNLIGSFLTYGDQLYFPRPLNYVGKNLLYPLPWLESDYPLQKILWDRLQPAPLLLKQLKEREPKTSKSEEKTGKYISFNQLKNLLTKAVNEHHNKVELELENPVESEPYFSETRSHNAINSQTGQVKESDGYFVENAIRLKQGWSLAIALDFKLPTPNIMQLGGEGHRVIIEECPDLAQQWQELTKLSQGNFEENQANKSKSLAYLTTTGIFERKYQNNKVYCQAWPWEWKLAHRVNGNQTIGNLVSVATAKPVPISCRIQDREKNTSIPAPQVFGATAGSVYYLNQPEYLYAENPQSPPTKGLEVAKKWRSLGYSQLLWFKY from the coding sequence ATGTTTTGGTACAAATTAACACCTATTGATGTTTTATTATTAAGAGATGGAAAACCTTTTAGTCCTGGTGAAAGAGCTTGGGCGGCAAGTGTTTTTCCTCCTAATGGACATACTTTAGCGGGTGCAATTCGAGGATTATTAGGGAAAAAAACCAATTTTAATTTAATAGGTTCTTTTCTCACTTATGGAGATCAATTATATTTTCCTCGCCCCTTAAATTATGTGGGAAAAAATCTCTTATATCCTTTACCTTGGTTAGAAAGTGATTATCCTTTACAAAAAATATTATGGGATAGATTACAACCTGCACCTTTACTATTAAAACAACTTAAAGAGCGAGAGCCAAAAACCAGTAAAAGTGAAGAAAAAACAGGCAAATATATAAGTTTTAATCAATTAAAAAATTTATTGACAAAAGCAGTTAATGAACATCATAATAAAGTAGAATTAGAGCTAGAAAATCCTGTAGAATCTGAGCCTTATTTCTCAGAAACTAGATCCCATAATGCTATTAATTCTCAAACAGGGCAAGTAAAAGAAAGTGATGGTTATTTTGTGGAAAATGCCATTAGACTTAAACAAGGTTGGAGTTTGGCGATCGCATTAGATTTTAAATTACCGACTCCTAACATTATGCAATTAGGAGGTGAAGGGCATCGAGTGATTATCGAAGAATGTCCAGATTTAGCTCAACAATGGCAAGAATTGACAAAACTAAGTCAAGGTAATTTTGAGGAAAATCAAGCTAATAAGAGTAAATCCCTAGCTTATTTGACAACAACGGGAATATTCGAGCGTAAATATCAAAATAACAAGGTTTACTGTCAAGCATGGCCTTGGGAATGGAAATTAGCCCATCGGGTTAACGGTAATCAAACGATCGGTAATTTAGTTAGTGTGGCAACTGCTAAACCTGTACCGATTAGTTGTCGTATTCAAGATAGAGAAAAAAATACCAGTATTCCTGCACCGCAAGTATTCGGGGCAACAGCAGGTAGTGTTTACTATCTCAATCAACCTGAATATCTCTATGCAGAAAATCCTCAAAGTCCACCGACAAAGGGCTTAGAAGTGGCTAAAAAGTGGCGGAGTTTGGGTTATTCACAATTACTTTGGTTTAAATATTAA
- the cmr4 gene encoding type III-B CRISPR module RAMP protein Cmr4, producing MSDFRVGYLYSLSPVHCGGEGDLGNILEIAREVHTNFPYIPGSTLRGNIRDELESIDETIAEKLFGRKLDDNGQMGVHQVWFGDARILWIPMRTMSHNNQDVFTWVSCHSLIRDHALIAHLPPVSLPNCAVGTSGGTYHVADAQINVTPISTLSDAQKGAITLSGDWSPSLGDSVKTAWENSHLILPDADFQILMEHSLWTQVRNKIQDSGDQAGSAEVFWTDVCIPRDTIFYYSWGYKLKTNHQITSEYHDKLMEIIQGLIQVGGQANVGRGWVQSWVANSASPVDDSQAKQTANINS from the coding sequence ATGTCTGATTTTCGTGTGGGTTATTTATACAGCTTATCGCCTGTACATTGTGGTGGTGAGGGAGATTTAGGTAATATTTTAGAAATTGCCAGAGAAGTTCATACTAATTTCCCTTATATACCCGGTTCAACTTTGCGAGGTAATATTCGGGATGAGTTAGAAAGCATTGATGAAACTATTGCGGAGAAATTATTTGGCAGAAAGTTAGACGATAATGGACAAATGGGAGTACATCAAGTTTGGTTTGGTGATGCCCGTATTTTATGGATTCCGATGCGTACCATGTCTCATAATAATCAGGACGTTTTTACATGGGTAAGTTGTCATAGTTTAATACGAGATCATGCTTTAATTGCTCATTTACCTCCCGTTTCTTTGCCTAATTGTGCCGTGGGTACTTCTGGGGGGACTTATCATGTGGCAGATGCTCAAATTAATGTTACTCCTATCTCAACTTTATCTGATGCTCAAAAGGGTGCAATCACACTCAGTGGTGATTGGAGTCCATCTCTGGGGGATTCAGTCAAAACGGCATGGGAAAACAGTCACTTAATTTTACCTGATGCTGACTTTCAAATTTTAATGGAACATTCACTATGGACACAAGTAAGAAACAAAATTCAAGATTCAGGTGATCAAGCAGGGAGTGCCGAAGTATTTTGGACTGATGTTTGTATTCCCAGAGATACAATTTTCTATTATTCATGGGGTTATAAATTAAAAACTAATCATCAAATTACTAGCGAATATCACGATAAATTAATGGAAATTATACAAGGGTTAATACAAGTGGGAGGACAGGCTAATGTGGGGCGTGGTTGGGTGCAAAGTTGGGTAGCTAATTCTGCTTCTCCTGTAGATGATAGTCAAGCAAAACAAACTGCAAATATTAACAGTTAA
- a CDS encoding type II toxin-antitoxin system RelE/ParE family toxin produces the protein MPQIKIIFYQEQNGKVPLLEWLDRLPNKVQTKCFVKLERLSQLGHELRRPEADLLRDNIYELRIGFQVINYRILYFFYKNQAIIVSHGLTKEKRVPPLEIDKAITNKNKFEQNPELHTYYQELS, from the coding sequence ATGCCACAAATAAAAATAATTTTCTACCAAGAACAAAATGGCAAAGTTCCCCTATTAGAATGGTTAGATAGACTTCCCAATAAAGTACAAACTAAATGCTTTGTGAAGTTAGAAAGATTGTCACAATTAGGTCATGAATTAAGAAGACCAGAAGCTGATTTATTAAGAGATAATATTTATGAGTTGAGGATTGGTTTTCAAGTTATAAATTACCGAATTTTATATTTCTTTTATAAAAATCAAGCTATTATTGTCTCTCATGGTTTAACTAAAGAGAAAAGAGTGCCTCCTCTTGAAATCGACAAAGCTATAACTAACAAAAATAAATTTGAACAAAATCCTGAATTACATACTTATTATCAAGAATTATCATGA